The Solibacillus sp. FSL R7-0682 genome includes a window with the following:
- a CDS encoding DNA translocase FtsK encodes MSWIKHQFNKLFKMDEIEEYEDDRTYYYEEEEETIDRQKGQYGGLKAVQSNESSRSQSFRFPLIEDEVYVEAEPQVQYVQRNQPVSRKEYYNDDDAPLKLPNHLQKQETNVSYDGEVSGIRELLERRRKGRGYSNVIRSSDDISRKVVVTKEEREVLTSKPMREERKINKEFINPLENRKRFVPTEVPSPVHGFLKPTPIEQLMEKHDATEEVAASTAENNVAEFDELALQNDVVMKEVALNSGKLAHENEGILTQSEPIPIEQVENIHSVIAIENQLEESTSIEPITFEAEVTEVDEKVITDPMRYENIDAPPILTEELQQSENDSLEIKEQSANEVLNEVQVQHVTIENSTIHIGQLNVEQNPQVESDQEGEEPPVSTQFPRENRGSRVPFNVVMLKSDKEKLQTKKFVYEQMQQSQINERVETVEAQLENDETRSIQLPEANAQNDEEQQTDPIVMENTDLNEHRHKEQEIELIEELDTAIKNKEVHTRVEQPIVTQHAEKDLATYNNVLHEQQPTETELEVEVEAENKLQTIQTEQVNETIDEEKKAEDGQFEEIETERLIEPEYEATDEILKINDNDYADAPVDAEQKDDQNTQVLESEEVQEVIEVQPVKKRIPYVKPPLEYLVPPEEMVEDRDWMDEQGDNLVETLSYFQIQAHIESIVQGPAVTQFEITVGQGTKVSKVRNLADDIKLALAAKDIRIDAPIPGKRSIGIEIPNRISRSVRLSEVTDSESFLNSDSPLEAALGLDLTGKPVTIDLRKMPHGLIAGATGSGKSVCINSILVSLLYKADPNELKLMLIDPKMVELAPFNHIPHLVSPVITDVKAATAALKWAVEEMERRYQLFMHSGARKIEAYNKMCDENGMYAQKLPYLLIVIDELADLMMMSPQDVEDSICRITQKARAAGIHLIVATQRPSVDVITGLIKSNIPTRIAFSVSSQIDSRTILDTQGAERLLGRGDMLYLGNGMSAPTRIQGTFVTDDEIEEIIEFVREQGEPEYIFKQEELLKRTEAAEDQDELFEEVCRFVYEQGSASTSLLQRRYHIGYNRAARLIDMLERQGYVSEPKGSKPRDVFITEEDLAVQFGD; translated from the coding sequence ATGAGTTGGATTAAGCATCAATTTAATAAATTATTTAAAATGGATGAAATTGAAGAATATGAAGATGATAGAACATATTATTATGAGGAAGAAGAGGAGACTATTGATCGTCAGAAGGGACAATATGGTGGACTAAAAGCAGTTCAAAGTAATGAAAGTTCAAGAAGTCAGTCATTCCGCTTCCCATTAATTGAAGATGAGGTATATGTAGAGGCGGAGCCACAAGTTCAGTATGTGCAGCGTAATCAGCCTGTATCAAGAAAAGAATATTACAACGATGATGACGCACCCTTAAAACTACCGAATCATTTACAAAAACAAGAAACGAATGTTAGCTATGATGGAGAGGTATCTGGCATTCGAGAGTTATTAGAGCGTCGCCGCAAAGGGCGTGGTTATTCGAACGTGATTCGTAGCTCTGATGACATTTCACGAAAGGTAGTCGTTACAAAAGAAGAACGGGAAGTTTTAACATCAAAACCGATGCGAGAAGAGCGTAAAATTAATAAAGAGTTTATTAACCCTTTAGAAAATCGTAAACGTTTTGTGCCGACAGAGGTACCATCTCCTGTACATGGATTTTTAAAGCCAACGCCAATTGAACAGCTCATGGAAAAACATGACGCTACAGAAGAAGTGGCTGCGAGTACAGCTGAGAATAATGTAGCTGAATTTGATGAATTAGCACTTCAAAATGATGTTGTGATGAAAGAAGTCGCGTTAAATTCTGGAAAATTAGCGCATGAAAATGAAGGGATTCTAACACAATCCGAGCCAATACCAATTGAACAAGTAGAGAATATTCATTCGGTGATCGCAATTGAAAATCAACTAGAAGAATCTACATCAATCGAGCCTATAACGTTTGAAGCAGAGGTTACTGAAGTTGACGAAAAAGTAATAACAGATCCAATGCGTTATGAAAATATTGATGCTCCACCGATTCTAACCGAAGAATTACAGCAATCTGAAAATGATTCTTTAGAGATAAAGGAACAATCAGCAAACGAAGTATTAAATGAAGTACAAGTACAACATGTAACGATTGAAAACTCAACAATTCATATTGGACAGCTAAATGTTGAGCAAAATCCTCAAGTAGAATCTGACCAAGAAGGTGAAGAGCCTCCTGTCTCAACACAATTCCCACGTGAAAACAGAGGGAGTCGTGTGCCGTTTAACGTTGTTATGCTGAAATCAGATAAGGAAAAGTTACAGACGAAAAAATTTGTTTATGAACAAATGCAGCAATCACAAATAAATGAGCGTGTTGAAACGGTGGAAGCACAACTGGAAAATGATGAAACAAGAAGTATTCAATTGCCTGAAGCTAATGCTCAGAATGATGAAGAGCAACAAACGGATCCGATTGTAATGGAAAATACGGATCTAAACGAACATCGTCATAAAGAACAGGAAATTGAACTGATTGAGGAGCTAGATACAGCTATAAAAAACAAAGAAGTTCATACGCGTGTCGAACAGCCAATCGTAACACAACATGCAGAAAAGGATTTAGCTACATATAATAATGTATTACATGAGCAACAGCCAACCGAGACTGAACTAGAAGTAGAAGTAGAAGCAGAAAATAAGCTTCAAACTATTCAAACAGAACAGGTAAATGAAACGATTGATGAAGAAAAGAAAGCTGAAGATGGGCAATTTGAGGAAATTGAGACTGAACGTTTGATTGAACCTGAATATGAAGCAACTGATGAAATACTCAAAATAAACGATAATGATTATGCAGATGCACCGGTTGATGCTGAACAAAAGGATGATCAAAACACTCAAGTGTTAGAGTCAGAGGAAGTACAGGAAGTGATCGAAGTACAGCCTGTGAAAAAGCGTATCCCTTATGTGAAGCCTCCGCTTGAATATTTAGTACCACCAGAGGAAATGGTAGAAGATCGGGACTGGATGGATGAGCAAGGAGATAATCTAGTCGAAACATTATCTTATTTCCAAATTCAAGCCCATATAGAATCAATTGTGCAAGGTCCAGCTGTTACTCAATTCGAAATTACTGTTGGGCAAGGAACGAAAGTAAGCAAAGTCCGTAATTTAGCAGATGATATCAAATTAGCCCTTGCAGCTAAGGATATTCGAATTGATGCACCAATTCCGGGGAAACGTTCGATTGGAATTGAGATTCCGAACCGAATTTCACGATCTGTTCGTCTTTCCGAAGTAACAGATTCCGAGTCGTTTCTAAACTCAGATTCCCCATTGGAGGCAGCGCTGGGCTTAGATTTAACAGGGAAACCTGTCACGATTGACCTACGAAAAATGCCACATGGATTAATTGCTGGTGCAACAGGCTCTGGTAAATCTGTGTGTATTAACTCGATTTTAGTAAGTCTTTTATATAAAGCCGATCCGAATGAACTGAAGTTAATGTTAATTGATCCTAAAATGGTGGAGCTTGCACCATTTAACCATATTCCGCACTTAGTAAGTCCAGTAATTACCGATGTAAAGGCGGCAACAGCAGCATTAAAATGGGCTGTTGAAGAAATGGAAAGGCGTTATCAGTTATTTATGCATAGTGGTGCGCGTAAAATTGAAGCGTACAATAAAATGTGTGATGAAAATGGGATGTATGCACAAAAGCTTCCATACTTGTTAATTGTTATTGATGAGTTAGCGGATTTAATGATGATGTCACCACAAGATGTAGAGGATAGCATTTGTCGTATTACACAAAAAGCACGTGCAGCAGGAATTCATTTAATTGTTGCTACACAGCGTCCCTCTGTAGATGTTATTACAGGTTTAATTAAGTCAAATATTCCAACACGTATTGCCTTTTCAGTGTCCTCTCAAATTGACTCTCGTACAATTTTAGATACACAAGGAGCGGAACGATTACTTGGGCGTGGAGATATGCTATATTTAGGGAACGGAATGTCTGCACCAACACGTATTCAAGGTACATTTGTAACCGATGATGAAATTGAAGAAATTATCGAATTCGTACGTGAACAAGGCGAACCAGAGTATATTTTCAAACAAGAGGAGCTTTTAAAGCGCACAGAAGCGGCAGAAGACCAAGATGAACTTTTTGAAGAAGTATGCCGTTTCGTTTATGAACAAGGTTCTGCCTCAACATCATTATTACAACGTCGCTACCATATCGGGTACAATCGTGCAGCACGATTGATTGATATGTTAGAGCGTCAAGGCTATGTTTCTGAGCCAAAAGGAAGCAAACCGAGAGATGTGTTTATTACAGAAGAAGATTTAGCCGTACAATTTGGTGACTAA
- a CDS encoding DUF84 family protein, whose protein sequence is MKIAIGTKNKAKVGAVEAIVLHYFPNAEIESIEVASDVSVQPFSNEETRQGAINRARNTLVKTNADLTFGLEGGVDEINGTMYCCNWGAVALKDGTVISSSGAQFALPEVIAQQLRVGMELGPIMDVYTNTENIRHHQGAIGIFTDGLIDRKEMFEHIVKLLVGQVMFKLKKEQNSH, encoded by the coding sequence ATGAAAATTGCAATTGGCACAAAGAATAAAGCGAAAGTTGGCGCGGTTGAAGCAATTGTATTGCATTACTTTCCAAATGCTGAAATCGAAAGTATTGAAGTTGCTTCAGATGTTTCAGTGCAGCCATTTTCCAACGAGGAAACGCGACAAGGTGCAATTAATCGTGCACGGAATACATTAGTGAAAACAAATGCCGACTTAACTTTTGGGTTAGAAGGGGGTGTTGATGAAATTAATGGAACAATGTATTGCTGTAATTGGGGAGCTGTCGCTTTAAAAGATGGTACAGTCATTTCGAGCTCTGGTGCACAATTTGCATTACCAGAAGTAATTGCACAGCAACTTCGAGTGGGAATGGAACTTGGTCCTATCATGGACGTCTATACAAATACCGAAAATATTCGTCATCATCAAGGAGCCATTGGAATTTTTACGGATGGGTTAATTGATCGGAAAGAAATGTTTGAGCATATTGTGAAACTATTAGTAGGACAAGTAATGTTCAAGTTAAAGAAGGAACAGAATTCACATTAG
- a CDS encoding DUF1444 domain-containing protein, with protein sequence MESPQLVAQLKAKLGEANYIFTFDEKHDKLRLDHKILGRGMEVSLPEILTKYNTKKEKAIDEVVYTIEETFLAMEREHKQGFEGLAAVYPIIRSTSFPTASNEGHAFITTDHTAETRIYYALDLGTTYRLIDESMLGKLNVTAEQVREAARFSVKKLPTSVKRDEVSGNIYYFLNHNDGYDASRILNDGFLKDMASQIEGEMTVSVPHQDVLIIGDIRNEVGYDVLAQMTMHFFTVGAVPITSLSFVYEDGHFEPIFILAKNKVKKEQEDS encoded by the coding sequence ATGGAATCGCCACAATTAGTTGCACAGTTGAAAGCCAAATTAGGTGAAGCCAACTACATATTCACATTTGATGAAAAGCACGATAAATTGCGATTAGATCACAAAATATTGGGACGTGGAATGGAAGTTTCATTACCTGAAATTTTAACAAAATATAATACAAAGAAAGAAAAAGCTATTGATGAAGTTGTCTATACGATAGAGGAGACATTTTTAGCAATGGAGCGGGAACACAAGCAAGGATTTGAAGGACTAGCTGCTGTGTACCCAATCATCCGTTCTACGTCATTTCCGACTGCATCAAATGAAGGACATGCATTTATTACAACGGACCATACAGCCGAAACACGTATTTATTATGCACTAGATTTAGGAACAACATATCGCCTTATCGATGAATCGATGCTAGGAAAATTAAATGTGACAGCCGAACAAGTACGTGAAGCCGCACGTTTTTCTGTCAAAAAACTACCGACTTCTGTCAAACGTGATGAAGTTTCAGGCAATATTTATTATTTTTTAAATCATAACGATGGTTACGATGCGAGTCGAATTTTAAATGATGGCTTTTTAAAGGATATGGCAAGTCAGATTGAAGGTGAGATGACCGTATCTGTACCACACCAAGATGTATTAATTATTGGTGATATTCGTAATGAAGTAGGTTATGATGTATTAGCACAGATGACGATGCACTTCTTTACCGTAGGAGCGGTACCAATTACATCGCTTTCGTTCGTTTATGAAGACGGTCATTTTGAACCAATATTTATTTTAGCGAAAAACAAAGTAAAAAAGGAGCAAGAAGATTCATGA
- the ytpR gene encoding YtpR family tRNA-binding protein, which produces MKVAYNKEYVGDVLLVQLSMEKIVKTQMERVGDIAILKEEATGEIKAFNLFNASRYIELNVAGNVEVTKELVEKLEAAIKANGAEISLDVDFSPKFVVGYVETKDKHPNADKLSVCKVNVGEETLQIVCGAPNVEAGQKVVVAKVGAVMPSGLLIKEGNLRGEDSFGMLCSARELAIPGAPEVKGILVLDESAEVGSPFEIPNR; this is translated from the coding sequence ATGAAAGTAGCTTACAACAAAGAGTACGTAGGAGACGTATTATTAGTCCAATTATCAATGGAGAAAATCGTAAAAACTCAAATGGAACGTGTAGGCGATATCGCCATTTTAAAAGAAGAAGCAACGGGTGAAATTAAAGCATTCAATCTATTTAACGCGAGCCGATACATCGAGTTAAATGTTGCTGGAAACGTTGAAGTTACAAAAGAGTTAGTAGAAAAGTTGGAAGCTGCAATTAAAGCAAACGGTGCTGAAATTTCATTAGATGTAGATTTCTCACCAAAGTTCGTTGTGGGTTATGTAGAAACAAAGGACAAGCATCCAAATGCTGATAAATTAAGTGTATGTAAAGTGAATGTCGGTGAAGAAACATTACAAATTGTATGTGGCGCACCAAATGTTGAAGCAGGCCAAAAAGTTGTTGTTGCAAAAGTTGGCGCTGTTATGCCATCTGGTTTATTAATTAAAGAGGGCAATTTACGCGGGGAAGATTCATTTGGTATGCTTTGCTCTGCTCGTGAACTAGCAATTCCTGGTGCTCCAGAAGTAAAAGGGATTTTAGTATTAGACGAATCAGCAGAAGTAGGTAGTCCGTTCGAAATTCCAAATCGTTAA